The following nucleotide sequence is from Mucilaginibacter sp. cycad4.
CGGGTTTCAAAATCAGCGGCAGGTGTGCCCATTGGGGCATGTCGGCCTTCCAGCCCAAATACTCCCAAAGCAGCAAATGTACCGGGGCCGAAGGCAACCACTCTTCGCCGCGAAAAGCGTGAGTGATCTTCATCAGGAAATCATCAACCACAACAGCCAAATGGTAAGTAGGCATACCATCGGCTTTTAACAATACCTTATCATCAACCAGACCGGTTTCAAAGCTCACATACCCGCGGATCATGTCATTAAAACTTATCGTTTCACCCTCCGGCATTTTGATGCGGATCACGTGTGGCGTTCCGGCAGCAAGTAATGCATCAACCTCGTGCTGAGGCAATGAAAGCGAGTTTCTTAAGGTATGGCGATAGGCCAGGCCATACTGAAAATTGGGGATTTCCTTCCGGTTCTTGTCCAGCTCCTCGGCAGTATCAAAGGCGTAATAGGCATGGCCTTCCATCACCAGGCGTTCGGCATATTCGCGGTAAAGTGGTTTACGTTCGCTTTGGCGGTACGGGGCGTAAGGACCGCCGGCAACCGGGCTTTCATCGGGGTGAAGGCCGCACCATTTCAGGCAGTCTAAAATATATTCTTCGGCACCTTCCACGTAGCGGGTCTGGTCGGTATCCTCAATTCGCAAAACAAAATCGCCTCCATGCTTTTTGGCGAATAAATAATTGAACAACACAGTGCGCACACCGCCAAGGTGTAAACCACCTGTAGGGCTCGGCGCAAAACGGACTCTTACTTTTTTATCGGTCATGATGGGGGCAAAGATAGTTTATAAGTCCGGAAGTCGGAAAGTCCGCGAGTCCGAAAGATTAGGAGTTTAAAAGTCTGCCCGAAAGTAAAATCCGAACTTTTACCAGATCAATCTGCGGACTTGCGGACTTTCCGACTTCCGGATATCTCCCTCCCAACAAAAATTATATTTTACAAAGCAATTTTACGTTATTTGGGCTGTGCCCAGCATGAACCCATATCAACAGAAAAAACGTTGGAAATATTTGCTCCTTGCCTTTGCAGTAGTAATTGCCAGCGGTTCATTATTTTATACCAGTTACCTGGTACGTAACATTTCAAAATCTGAGCGCACCCGCGCGCAGGTTTGGGCGATGAGCATGAGGCAGTTACTAAACTCAGACGATGACGATTTTTTCAATTATGTAATTGCTGTACGTGATAGCTTAACCGTGCCTGCTATTATTACCGATGAAAAAGGAGAGATCATTTTACAGCGCGGATTGGATACTACCAAAGCTTATACTAAGCTGGAAGCTGAGTATAAAAAGAAAAAATATGATCCGGCCTATTTTAAGGAAGAGCTTAATTATATGAAAGGCCAGCACCCGCCTATAAAGTTTAAAGTGTTGGGCGATGATAATTATGTTTATTATAAAGACTCGGCACTACTTACGCAACTTCGTTTATTTCCATATATCCAGCTTACAGTAATTGCCATATTTTTGTTGATGGCGTATACGGCCTTTAGCTCGTCGCGCAAATCAGAGCAGGACCAGGTTTGGGTTGGCTTGGCCAAAGAAACCGCGCATCAGCTGGGTACACCAATATCATCCCTCATGGCCTGGATAGAGTTGATGAAGGAGAAATTCAACGCCGAAGACGATGTTCTGATGGCGGAAATGGAAAACGACGTAAAGCGGCTGGAAATTGTAGCCGACCGTTTTTCAAAGATCGGTTCCAAGCCGGTACTGGAGGAGCACGGCGTTTATGCTGTAGTGAAAGATTTTGTTGATTATTTTAAAGTTCGTGTAAGCAAAAACATCAGCTTTGAAATGACAGGTAACCCGCACCTCAAAGCCGGGCTCAATATTCCGTTGTTTGACTGGGTATTGGAAAATTTGTTAAAAAATGCCGTTAACGCCATTGAGGGCAAGGGTAGCATCAAGGTTGAAATTAGCGGCAACAAGGTTAAGAACCAGATTTTTATTGACATTACAG
It contains:
- a CDS encoding HAMP domain-containing sensor histidine kinase, with the protein product MNPYQQKKRWKYLLLAFAVVIASGSLFYTSYLVRNISKSERTRAQVWAMSMRQLLNSDDDDFFNYVIAVRDSLTVPAIITDEKGEIILQRGLDTTKAYTKLEAEYKKKKYDPAYFKEELNYMKGQHPPIKFKVLGDDNYVYYKDSALLTQLRLFPYIQLTVIAIFLLMAYTAFSSSRKSEQDQVWVGLAKETAHQLGTPISSLMAWIELMKEKFNAEDDVLMAEMENDVKRLEIVADRFSKIGSKPVLEEHGVYAVVKDFVDYFKVRVSKNISFEMTGNPHLKAGLNIPLFDWVLENLLKNAVNAIEGKGSIKVEISGNKVKNQIFIDITDTGKGIPRSKFDTVFQPGYTTRKRGWGLGLSLTKRIMENYHNGQVFVKDSEVGKGTTFRIVLKNTRNDNKTKTR